A genomic segment from Fusarium keratoplasticum isolate Fu6.1 chromosome 10, whole genome shotgun sequence encodes:
- a CDS encoding HET domain-containing protein: MTLCTTCAELDICQFNMADSVLPWTRSLADLEQQSLEGCRFCTLLWEMASSMKRGFRRQEYEHITPAKKALPDTCRWLRLHVRGTGADKDKPQLNTVHVVLANDKFASSTMDHMNVLITEEFTNYEICLAADDESRAFQSGMLGGRYLGTDRDTPEFYEMLSQWLDQCMNGGRAHTACAKLTSGDARPKPSESPLPTRCVKVTENHVCLENTGGKKGKYITLSHRWHDNTAACNTTVSNLGDRLSEVGVDMLTPTFQDAISVARGLEIPYIWIDSLCIVQSGDNGQDWTEEATRMGDYYQHSLFTICAISGAEGHGFLEMKRPGFESIVQLPFFEGGKRVGNMYAYRRPLKAERLFSRDVDQSNLMSRGWVFQEHMLSRRIVYFTDSETFAECASSTPKTIPSNQLLPGSTMNSRSLPDANFSIGRFGMALNRTLKVDLEGRKTSPYNRWYTIVAGYSSTDLTFPSKDHLVAISGVAGEYEKVVKASWQRKRQERLIARSMARRGKEYVPPVSTYAFGLWREDLHHGLLWRSRAPQAAACTCGAPSWSWLSLCSPVVWFNRHRGTEKALQIIQVPVHAPGDPKALKNRALHLNGRLVKVLVKGAEESPQNIREMRVEQLFETWRAREMTGEMTREPQNIIKGKLKSARFDEVYYAVHSKARPDDVAGWASLDEPQHYGGVDCVDIFSDEVIACHVTTRHNVRSSRLSKFEVQAPLFRGRYRGKVYDVLFLRELGENVYQRIGVGSIFDTDLMKEFVKGGKTRFKLV; this comes from the exons ATGACCCTTTGTACAACATGCGCAGAGCTCGATATCTGCCAGTTCAACATGGCAGACAGCGTGCTGCCCTGGACACGCAGTCTTGCCGACCTAGAACAGCAAAGCCTCGAAGGATGTCGATTCTGCACCCTGCTATGGGAGATGGCATCCAGCATGAAAAGGGGTTTCCGCAGACAGGAATATGAACATATTACGCCGGCCAAGAAAGCCTTGCCCGACACATGCCGATGGCTTCGACTGCATGTTAGAGGGACTGGCGCCGACAAGGATAAGCCTCAGCTCAATACGGTTCATGTGGTTCTGGCCAATGACAAGTTTGCGAGTTCGACTATGGATCATATGAATGTTTTGATCACGGAGGAGTTTACCAATTACGAGATATGTCTTGCGGCAGACGATG AGAGCCGGGCATTTCAGAGTGGAATGCTAGGAGGGAGATATCTAGGCACCGACAGAGACACCCCGGAGTTTTACGAGATGCTAAGCCAATGGCTGGATCAATGCATGAACGGTGGTCGGGCACACACAGCATGCGCCAAGTTGACGTCGGGAGACGCACGCCCAAAGCCCTCGGAGTCACCTCTTCCAACGCGGTGTGTCAAGGTGACAGAGAACCATGTCTGTCTTGAGAACACCGGCGGTAAGAAGGGAAAGTACATCACACTGAGCCACAGGTGGCACGACAACACGGCAGCATGCAACACCACAGTCTCAAACCTCGGCGACCGTCTAAGCGAGGTGGGCGTGGATATGCTTACTCCGACTTTCCAAGATGCCATATCAGTTGCTCGGGGCCTCGAAATCCCATACATCTGGATCGACAGCCTTTGTATCGTCCAGAGTGGAGATAACGGTCAAGACTGGACAGAAGAGGCAACAAGGATGGGAGATTATTATCAGCACTCGCTCTTTACAATCTGTGCCATCAGTGGAGCAGAAGGCCATGGtttcttggagatgaagagaccGGGTTTCGAGTCGATTGTCCAGCTTCCATTCTTTGAAGGCGGTAAGCGTGTAGGTAACATGTACGCGTATCGGCGACCTCTGAAGGCCGAGAGACTGTTCTCTCGCGATGTGGATCAAAGCAACTTGATGTCCCGGGGTTGGG TTTTCCAAGAACACATGCTCTCCCGCCGAATCGTATACTTCACCGACTCGGAAACATTTGCAGAATGCGCCTCCTCCACACCCAAAACCATCCCTAGCAACCAACTACTGCCCGGATCTACCATGAATTCCCGAAGCCTGCCAGACGCAAACTTTAGTATCGGCAGGTTTGGCATGGCCCTCAACCGTACCTTGAAGGTCGACCTAGAAGGGCGGAAGACATCACCCTATAATCGGTGGTACACCATCGTTGCTGGATACTCGAGTACAGACCTCACGTTTCCCAGCAAAGATCATCTCGTGGCCATCTCTGGTGTCGCTGGTGAGTATGAAAAGGTTGTCAAGGCTTCCTGGCAACGTAAGAGGCAGGAAAGGTTGATTGCCCGATCAATGGCTCGGAGGGGTAAGGAGTATGTCCCTCCTGTCTCGACATATGCGTTTGGTCTCTGGAGAGAGGATCTGCATCATGGCCTGCTCTGGAGATCCCGAGCGCCTCAGGCAGCTGCTTGCACTTGCGGCGCCCCCTCGTGGTCGTGGCTGTCTCTCTGCAGTCCTGTGGTGTGGTTCAATCGCCACCGGGGGACAGAGAAGGCGCTCCAGATTATACAAGTACCAGTCCACGCGCCTGGTGATCCAAAGGCTCTGAAAAACAGGGCACTCCATCTGAACGGGAGGCTTGTCAAGGTACTTGTCAAAGGTGCAGAGGAGAGCCCGCAGAATATCAGAGAGATGAGAGTCGAGCAGCTGTTTGAGACTTGGAGAGCCCGGGAAATGACAGGTGAGATGACTCGTGAGCCTCAAAACATCATTAAGGGGAAGCTCAAAAGCGCACGGTTTGACGAGGTTTACTACGCCGTCCACTCGAAGGCCCGCCCAGACGatgtggctggctgggcgtCACTGGACGAACCACAACATTACGGCGGAGTGGATTGTGTGGACATCTTCAGCGACGAGGTGATTGCGTGTCATGTTACCACGCGCCACAACGTGAGATCTAGCAGACTGAGCAAATTCGAGGTCCAGGCGCCCCTATTTCGTGGCCGGTATAGGGGTAAAGTTTATGATGTTTTGTTTCTgagggagcttggagagaatGTGTATCAGAGGATTGGGGTCGGGAGTATCTTTGACACGGATCTTATGAAGGAGTTTGTAAAGGGTGGAAAGACTCGGTTTAAGCTCGTCTAG